The following coding sequences are from one Triticum aestivum cultivar Chinese Spring chromosome 5A, IWGSC CS RefSeq v2.1, whole genome shotgun sequence window:
- the LOC123102386 gene encoding cytoplasmic tRNA 2-thiolation protein 2, which produces MAAASSSSCGGAGCGAHCSSSTSSSVEDAPEGILDRLSISGAAASCGKCGGGAVVVVAGGVGLCGECLRAQLFGKFKLAVISNAMVRPTDSVLVAFSGGPASRVALQFIHEMRSKAIESWDASNSQALPVFNVGVAFVNESALLSKTECEVEQATEDIKSIVSSLLPGDKAMHLASLDDVFSSESKDGESRLRELVGMIADDTGREDLLQCLRMLSLQKIALENGYTKIMLGSCASTIACHVLSATVKGQGYSLPADIQYVDTRWEVPVVLPLRDCLAQELRLLCEFDSLKTQQLLDRPCSGINGLVASFVARLREENPSREHTIVRTAQKLKPFPFNKFSANGYHDFLPSRLRPKFQDVDNDESAFSELLCLICRSPFSESELQNLESTRHKSQKKIDLYTAYCCQSCHFQILPGGRDLYDHFFSLLPRFWTERVDTASASHSSLRDQIEDYLLEDDDDGN; this is translated from the exons atggccgccgcctcgtcctcctcctgcggCGGCGCCGGCTGCGGGGCCCactgctcctcctccacctcgtcaTCCGTAGAGGATGCTCCGGAGGGGATTCTGGACCGTCTCTCCATATCCGGTGCCGCTGCCTCCtgcggcaagtgcggcggcggcgccgtcgtcGTGGTTGCCGGAGGCGTCGGTCTGTGCGGCGAGTGCTTGCGCGCCCAGCTGTTCGGGAAGTTCAAGCTCGCCGTCATAAGCAACGCCATGGTTCGGCCAACCGACTCCGTCCTCGTCGCCTTCTCCGGCGGCCCCGCCTCCAG GGTGGCTCTGCAATTCATACATGAGATGCGGTCCAAGGCAATCGAAAGCTGGGACGCCAGCAATTCGCAAGCCCTACCGGTCTTCAATGTTGGGGTGGCCTTTGTCAACGAGAGTGCTTTGTTGTCAAAGACCGAATGTGAAGTTGAGCAGGCAACTGAAGATATAAAGTCAATTGTGTCGAGTTTGTTACCGGGAGATAAAGCAATGCACCTTGCCTCTCTTGATGATGTGTTCTCCTCGGAATCAAAAGATGGGGAAAGCAGGCTGAGGGAGCTAGTTGGCATGATTGCTGATGATACTGGGAGGGAGGATCTTCTTCAGTGCTTGCGCATGCTTTCGTTGCAGAAG ATTGCACTGGAAAATGGGTACACCAAGATCATGCTGGGATCATGTGCTTCTACAATAGCATGTCATGTGCTATCTGCAACAGTAAAG GGCCAAGGTTATTCCTTACCAGCTGATATCCAATATGTTGATACACGGTGGGAAGTGCCTGTCGTTCTTCCACTTCGTGATTGCCTGGCCCAAGAGCTTAGACTGCTCTGTGAATTTGATAG TTTAAAGACACAGCAACTTCTTGATAGGCCTTGCAGTGGCATCAATGGCTTAGTCGCATCTTTTGTTGCACGACTAAGG GAGGAGAATCCTTCTCGTGAGCATACTATTGTAAGAACTGCACAAAAACTTAAGCCATTCCCTTTTAACAAGTTCTCAGCAAATGGCTATCATGATTTCCTGCCGTCGCGGCTGCGTCCCAAGTTCCAGGATGTTGACAACGATGAGTCTGCTTTCTCTGAGCTTCTCTGCCTGATATGTCGAAGTCCATTCAGTGAATCAGAACTCCAGAATTTGGAAAGCACAAGGCACAAGTCTCAGAAGAAAATTGATCTATATACTGCTTATTGCTGTCAAAGCTGTCATTTCCAGATTCTACCTGGTGGTAGAGACCTGTATGACCATTTCTTTTCACTACTACCAAGGTTCTGGACTGAGAGAGTAGATACTGCATCTGCCAGCCATAGCTCGCTAAG AGATCAAATAGAAGACTATCTTCTTGAAGACGATGATGATGGGAACTGA